One segment of Streptomyces sp. NBC_01463 DNA contains the following:
- a CDS encoding DUF2625 domain-containing protein — protein sequence MREIDELVNVDDPAWRELEEMLSASSVPVQALPVDVDEGRRCLLQLQVTARSMLGALALNTGGLLVDNGWMRVFGGGSVISGGLPSLGTTNRFPAGFDPVWHPATGLVVGHDVVGGVFALNGGDPAAAGRPGGPGQMTYFAPDTLEWEAMEMGHSGWVSWLLSGRLETFYDGLRWPGWREETAALAFGEGISVYPFLWSKEARDDLAATSRRPVPMREVVGVAADFARQMGPSDPGFLGDV from the coding sequence ATGCGAGAGATCGACGAGTTGGTCAATGTGGATGATCCGGCGTGGCGGGAGCTTGAGGAGATGCTTTCGGCAAGCTCCGTGCCCGTTCAGGCGCTGCCGGTCGATGTTGACGAGGGCCGCCGATGTCTTCTGCAGTTGCAGGTCACGGCGCGTTCGATGCTGGGTGCTCTGGCGTTGAACACCGGCGGGCTGCTCGTCGACAACGGATGGATGCGGGTGTTCGGTGGGGGTTCGGTCATCAGCGGAGGGCTCCCGAGCCTGGGGACGACCAACCGCTTCCCCGCCGGCTTCGATCCGGTCTGGCACCCCGCGACGGGTCTGGTCGTCGGCCATGACGTCGTGGGTGGGGTGTTCGCGCTGAACGGTGGTGATCCTGCGGCTGCGGGCCGGCCTGGAGGGCCCGGGCAGATGACCTACTTCGCTCCCGACACCCTTGAGTGGGAAGCGATGGAAATGGGCCACTCCGGATGGGTTTCCTGGTTGCTGTCGGGCCGGTTGGAGACGTTCTACGACGGCCTGCGATGGCCCGGCTGGCGTGAGGAAACTGCGGCCCTGGCCTTCGGTGAGGGCATCTCCGTGTATCCGTTCCTCTGGAGCAAGGAGGCGCGGGACGATCTCGCGGCGACGAGTCGGCGACCTGTGCCGATGCGTGAGGTCGTCGGAGTCGCTGCGGACTTCGCCCGGCAGATGGGGCCGTCCGACCCCGGGTTCCTCGGCGACGTGTGA
- a CDS encoding LysE family translocator — protein sequence MIDPAVLPGYLTAVLLVTVPPGPDNAYIVAVAVDRGPRAGVLSALGMSLGMVVHVTAASLGLAFLLQSTPAALTVIRLGGAAYLTWLAITTLRTARQSGLVAQPAPSDRRILGQAVLTNLTNPKIIVFFAAFLPQFVRPGNGPTGVQFLTLGVIFLLVGLTWDSVIGLFAGRLGATLRRGSRAATVLGISAGATFGVLALLLILQIVHPDAT from the coding sequence GTGATCGATCCCGCGGTTCTCCCCGGATATCTCACGGCAGTGCTGCTGGTCACGGTCCCTCCCGGGCCCGACAACGCGTACATCGTCGCGGTTGCCGTGGACCGGGGTCCCCGCGCCGGCGTGCTCTCCGCTCTGGGGATGTCGCTCGGCATGGTCGTGCATGTCACGGCGGCTTCGCTCGGGCTGGCCTTCCTGCTGCAGTCGACACCGGCTGCTCTGACCGTGATACGCCTGGGTGGAGCCGCCTATCTGACCTGGCTCGCGATCACCACTCTGCGAACTGCCAGGCAGTCCGGCCTTGTCGCGCAACCCGCGCCCTCGGATCGGCGAATCCTGGGGCAGGCTGTCCTCACGAACCTCACCAACCCCAAAATCATTGTGTTCTTCGCCGCGTTTCTGCCGCAGTTCGTGCGACCTGGGAACGGTCCGACCGGCGTGCAGTTCCTCACCCTCGGCGTGATCTTCCTGCTGGTGGGCCTCACCTGGGACAGCGTCATCGGCCTGTTCGCGGGACGGCTCGGCGCAACCCTCAGACGCGGAAGCCGCGCAGCCACCGTTCTCGGCATCTCGGCGGGAGCAACTTTCGGGGTACTGGCTCTGCTCCTGATCCTTCAGATCGTGCACCCCGATGCCACATGA